One Roseimaritima multifibrata DNA window includes the following coding sequences:
- a CDS encoding PEP-CTERM sorting domain-containing protein yields the protein MIFKSLAVAGLLTCMVTQTASAGFILYNIRNGASGAAGVSGLPNGPYDIAITEGGQKVGLGSSDIDGSKLKNIGNLAITRTDDRTGMAAGPFSAPYLNFWITDGTNYAVVANEPSNAAFQPLFNNGYDLTFADLADKTAKVFENADTSWLPNNGVGLTFADLGELVIQAPTIAELGVGWAGLGTGAPRELGTNVAYGVNWIFGDTLENYVSGGPGYAVSSPSVTAAVPEPSSLVIACCGLVAAGVSFRRRKRAAVAAV from the coding sequence ATGATCTTTAAGTCACTCGCTGTTGCTGGCTTGTTAACTTGCATGGTCACTCAGACCGCGTCCGCCGGCTTTATTTTGTACAATATTCGCAACGGAGCTTCGGGCGCCGCGGGGGTCAGCGGGCTTCCCAATGGACCGTACGATATTGCAATCACCGAAGGAGGACAAAAAGTTGGCCTTGGATCTTCGGACATCGATGGTTCCAAGCTGAAGAACATTGGCAACCTGGCAATCACACGGACAGACGATAGGACTGGTATGGCAGCGGGCCCTTTCTCCGCGCCTTACCTGAATTTTTGGATTACCGACGGAACGAACTACGCCGTCGTAGCCAACGAGCCTTCCAATGCAGCGTTTCAGCCACTTTTCAATAACGGCTACGACTTGACCTTTGCCGATCTCGCTGACAAGACCGCAAAGGTCTTTGAGAACGCCGACACATCTTGGTTGCCCAATAATGGCGTCGGGCTGACTTTCGCCGACCTGGGGGAATTGGTCATTCAAGCTCCTACCATCGCTGAATTAGGCGTCGGTTGGGCCGGACTTGGTACTGGGGCACCTCGTGAGCTAGGAACCAATGTTGCATACGGTGTGAACTGGATATTCGGGGACACTTTGGAAAATTATGTTTCCGGGGGCCCAGGGTATGCAGTCAGCAGCCCTAGTGTCACGGCTGCTGTTCCTGAGCCCAGTTCATTGGTGATCGCCTGCTGCGGATTGGTAGCTGCCGGCGTGAGTTTTCGCCGACGCAAGCGTGCTGCCGTCGCAGCGGTTTAG
- a CDS encoding type 1 glutamine amidotransferase domain-containing protein: MTNTETDLRLAGCRVLAFVGEIYEDLELWYPKLRLIEEGCSVTVAGPAKNQTYAGKNGYPCESDVAIAECESTDFDALLVPGGFMPDKLRRAPKVLSLVQEFDQQKKPIAAICHGGWIPISANVYRGVRVTGSPGIKDDLINAGGLFEDASVVVDGHHISSRRPDDLPDFCRAMIKLMIEQKAGG, encoded by the coding sequence ATGACCAATACCGAAACAGACCTACGTTTAGCGGGCTGCCGAGTCCTTGCCTTCGTGGGCGAAATCTATGAAGACCTTGAACTCTGGTATCCCAAGCTACGCTTGATCGAAGAGGGCTGTAGCGTCACCGTTGCTGGCCCCGCCAAGAACCAAACCTACGCCGGCAAGAACGGGTATCCATGCGAATCGGATGTCGCGATCGCGGAATGTGAATCGACAGACTTTGACGCGTTGCTTGTCCCCGGTGGCTTCATGCCAGACAAACTCCGCAGAGCCCCGAAAGTCTTAAGCCTGGTCCAAGAGTTCGATCAGCAGAAAAAGCCGATCGCAGCGATCTGCCACGGTGGCTGGATCCCAATCAGTGCGAACGTTTACCGCGGAGTCCGAGTCACGGGGTCTCCTGGAATCAAAGACGACCTGATCAACGCCGGCGGCCTATTCGAAGACGCAAGCGTCGTCGTCGACGGGCATCACATCAGCAGTCGCCGCCCCGACGACCTCCCCGATTTCTGCAGGGCCATGATCAAGCTGATGATCGAGCAGAAAGCTGGGGGTTAA
- a CDS encoding LemA family protein — translation MVGLGIGLGVVVVFVLMMVMYGVGVFNTLVSLRERYKNAFSQIEVQLKRRYDLIPNLVDTAKGYMKHESETLENVIKARNAASGAVQAASAAPGDPDAMKGLMGAETALSGAMSKFSVVMEAYPDLKANENMMQLSEELTSTENKVAFARQGYNDAVTSYNVARQKFPAIVFASMFGHPENAELLEFKDSAEFQAAPKVSF, via the coding sequence ATGGTTGGTTTAGGGATTGGTTTGGGCGTCGTCGTCGTCTTTGTGCTAATGATGGTGATGTACGGTGTCGGCGTATTCAACACACTGGTCTCGCTGCGGGAAAGGTACAAAAATGCGTTTTCTCAAATCGAAGTGCAGCTTAAACGGCGATATGACCTGATCCCCAACCTGGTCGACACCGCAAAGGGGTACATGAAGCACGAGTCCGAGACTCTTGAGAACGTCATCAAGGCCCGAAACGCGGCATCGGGTGCCGTTCAGGCGGCCAGCGCCGCACCTGGTGACCCGGATGCCATGAAGGGGTTGATGGGGGCCGAGACGGCTTTGTCGGGGGCAATGAGCAAGTTCAGTGTCGTGATGGAAGCCTATCCGGACCTCAAGGCCAACGAAAACATGATGCAGCTTTCCGAGGAACTGACCAGTACCGAAAACAAAGTCGCGTTCGCTCGCCAGGGCTATAACGACGCGGTCACCAGCTACAACGTGGCTCGGCAAAAGTTCCCTGCGATCGTGTTTGCATCGATGTTTGGACATCCTGAGAATGCCGAGCTCCTTGAATTCAAGGATAGTGCTGAGTTCCAGGCAGCTCCCAAGGTATCTTTCTAG
- a CDS encoding M48 family metallopeptidase, with product MDFFEHQDRARRNSKKLTFLFILAVIGVVLSVYVLLGLAVTGYNVKMADQDKNIDLIALLTNWQILLTVGGGTLLLVGGASAYRISSLQGGGQVVASSLGGRPLQQSTTDRDERRVLNVVEEMAIASGIPVPPVFLLEEEGINAFAAGYTPQDAVIGVTRGCVQTMTRDELQGVMAHEFSHILNGDMRMNIRMIGYIYGIMVIGFIGWQVFRIALYSGGSRRNNKDSSPIPLIVIGGGLIAIGAIGVFFGNWIKASFSRQREFLADASAVQFTRNPHGIAGALMQIGASPVHGEIKNPAAPEFSHMYFATGATTMFSGLFATHPPLEQRILRIEPRWDGKFPKRRSPKSVVAASDASAEKEESRKKKIAKGVTILAGIEAIGQPTPSHLSLAHKLISEIPDAIKEASRNPYGARAVLYALLLNREPVARRQQLAQLEQHAERGLAKMTEAIAAEISKLDEQHRLPLVDMTLGALKSLSPTQYNGFMANLDVLIKADNKIELFEWVVVRVVHHHLGPPDRSRPKYHSLEKVSAQCSMLLSSLAWAGQGEPAAVQSAFDAGANALNVSGLTLLPPDKMRLSELGKALDVLDLVDMSLKKSLIQACAECIVADHQVTAGEAELMRAIADSFGCPMPPLFPPGS from the coding sequence ATGGACTTTTTTGAACACCAGGATCGGGCGCGCCGAAATTCCAAGAAGCTCACTTTCCTGTTCATTCTGGCTGTGATTGGAGTTGTCCTCTCGGTCTACGTACTGCTTGGCCTCGCGGTCACAGGGTACAACGTCAAGATGGCCGATCAGGATAAGAACATTGACCTGATCGCGTTGCTTACCAACTGGCAAATCCTGCTGACGGTTGGGGGAGGCACGTTGTTACTGGTCGGGGGGGCAAGTGCCTATCGCATTTCGTCGTTGCAAGGAGGCGGACAGGTTGTCGCTTCCAGTCTGGGTGGACGTCCCCTACAGCAATCCACCACCGACCGTGACGAACGTCGCGTGTTAAATGTGGTTGAGGAAATGGCAATCGCTTCTGGGATTCCGGTCCCTCCCGTATTCCTGCTGGAAGAAGAGGGGATCAACGCTTTCGCGGCCGGTTATACCCCACAAGATGCCGTCATTGGCGTGACACGAGGGTGCGTGCAGACCATGACCCGCGACGAACTTCAGGGGGTGATGGCCCACGAGTTCAGTCATATTCTTAATGGTGACATGCGGATGAACATCCGCATGATTGGCTACATCTACGGCATCATGGTCATTGGATTTATCGGCTGGCAAGTTTTCCGCATCGCCCTCTATTCGGGAGGATCGCGGCGAAACAATAAGGATTCCAGTCCGATCCCGCTGATCGTGATCGGTGGTGGGCTGATTGCGATTGGGGCCATTGGAGTCTTTTTCGGAAACTGGATCAAAGCATCCTTCAGCCGGCAACGTGAATTCCTGGCGGATGCATCGGCGGTTCAGTTCACCCGTAACCCGCATGGGATTGCTGGTGCATTGATGCAGATCGGCGCCAGTCCCGTTCATGGTGAAATCAAAAATCCCGCCGCTCCCGAGTTCAGCCACATGTATTTCGCCACCGGCGCGACCACGATGTTCTCTGGCTTGTTCGCGACGCACCCGCCACTCGAACAACGAATCCTGCGCATCGAGCCTCGCTGGGATGGCAAATTCCCGAAGAGACGAAGTCCAAAATCGGTGGTCGCTGCATCCGATGCGAGTGCCGAGAAAGAAGAATCAAGGAAAAAGAAAATCGCAAAAGGAGTGACCATTCTGGCTGGTATTGAAGCGATCGGGCAACCGACGCCTTCGCACCTGTCGCTGGCACATAAGTTGATTTCTGAAATCCCCGACGCAATCAAAGAAGCAAGCCGTAACCCGTACGGTGCGCGAGCGGTTTTGTATGCGTTGCTGCTGAATCGGGAGCCCGTTGCCCGGCGGCAGCAATTGGCGCAGCTTGAACAGCACGCGGAACGTGGTTTAGCAAAAATGACCGAAGCCATTGCGGCGGAAATTTCGAAACTGGATGAGCAGCATCGCTTGCCGCTGGTCGACATGACGTTGGGGGCGCTCAAGTCACTCTCGCCAACTCAGTACAATGGGTTCATGGCCAATCTGGACGTTTTAATCAAAGCGGATAACAAGATTGAGCTTTTTGAATGGGTCGTGGTTCGCGTTGTCCATCATCATCTGGGGCCACCTGATCGCTCGCGGCCTAAGTACCACTCGCTGGAAAAAGTCTCCGCTCAATGCAGCATGTTGCTCTCTTCGCTGGCTTGGGCCGGTCAAGGCGAACCCGCTGCAGTCCAATCCGCCTTTGACGCGGGGGCTAACGCGCTGAACGTCTCTGGTTTGACGCTCCTACCGCCAGATAAAATGAGGCTTTCGGAATTGGGGAAGGCGCTGGACGTTCTGGACCTTGTCGACATGAGTCTGAAAAAGTCGTTGATCCAGGCATGTGCAGAGTGCATCGTTGCCGACCATCAAGTCACGGCTGGCGAAGCCGAGTTGATGCGGGCGATCGCCGACTCGTTCGGCTGCCCGATGCCACCGTTGTTTCCGCCCGGTTCATGA
- a CDS encoding CAAX prenyl protease-related protein → MLPYVVPMLAFLLVLQLEGVAPADFALLLYVLRVVAPVGALAYFWSQGCYRELRLKLSWMTVSDLLVGVALAAMWILPYVLFPQLRPSGADAEFDPTMFGVAWVSWVLALRMIGYAMVTPVMEELFMRSFVMRYADVYDGDQDFRKLPLARFTWRSFIVVVVVFMGTHMMWEWWVMLPWAVLTNLWFYYRKDLFAIIVVHAATNASILLAAIFASDLFSDGVGGKLSLWFLV, encoded by the coding sequence ATGCTGCCTTACGTCGTTCCCATGCTCGCGTTCCTGCTGGTCCTTCAACTGGAAGGGGTTGCACCTGCGGATTTCGCCTTGTTGCTGTACGTGCTGCGTGTAGTGGCTCCGGTCGGAGCTTTGGCATACTTTTGGTCCCAAGGCTGCTATCGCGAATTGCGATTGAAGTTGAGTTGGATGACAGTAAGCGATCTGCTTGTCGGGGTGGCATTGGCCGCGATGTGGATTCTGCCTTACGTGTTGTTTCCGCAGCTTAGGCCTAGTGGTGCGGATGCCGAATTCGATCCAACGATGTTCGGCGTCGCTTGGGTATCGTGGGTTCTGGCGTTGCGAATGATCGGCTATGCGATGGTCACGCCGGTAATGGAAGAACTTTTCATGCGCAGCTTCGTGATGCGTTACGCCGATGTTTACGACGGCGACCAGGATTTTCGCAAGCTGCCCCTGGCGAGGTTTACCTGGCGCAGCTTCATCGTGGTGGTCGTCGTCTTTATGGGCACGCACATGATGTGGGAGTGGTGGGTCATGTTGCCGTGGGCCGTACTGACGAACCTGTGGTTCTATTATCGAAAAGATCTGTTCGCGATCATCGTGGTTCACGCCGCGACCAATGCTTCGATCCTGCTGGCGGCAATCTTTGCCAGCGACCTGTTCTCTGACGGCGTTGGCGGCAAGCTGTCTCTTTGGTTCCTCGTGTAA
- a CDS encoding polysaccharide deacetylase family protein — protein MKDILVHRFAWALVVAVLSTPAYAGDDAPPTSNQRLSRTPKTLTEGGVVMTFDDRNFKDWIKALPLFDEYGVKATFFISGTIDARARDTIQQLRDHGHAIGSHSVNHLKAVEYFKEASPEAFLHREIHPQLKEFKAADVAPVSFAYPMSRNNAATDEALLKVFRHLRTGKNIAADKRLSEDNTFFVPAAEIAERGCLYGKGIDHTPSQPDRTYAQIDGAFERAAKNREIIVLYAHGISETGTGNFVTPEALARLFSKAKERGLRFYTFDELP, from the coding sequence TTGAAGGACATCCTGGTGCATCGATTCGCTTGGGCTCTGGTAGTGGCCGTTCTATCGACGCCTGCCTATGCAGGCGACGATGCGCCGCCGACATCGAATCAACGTCTTTCGCGTACGCCAAAGACGTTAACCGAAGGGGGTGTCGTGATGACCTTCGATGACCGCAACTTCAAGGACTGGATCAAGGCGTTGCCATTGTTCGACGAATATGGAGTCAAAGCGACGTTCTTCATCAGCGGTACAATCGATGCCCGAGCCCGAGACACGATTCAACAACTGAGGGATCACGGGCATGCGATCGGGTCGCACAGTGTCAATCATCTAAAAGCGGTTGAGTATTTCAAAGAGGCCTCGCCGGAAGCTTTTCTACATCGTGAAATCCATCCGCAGCTGAAAGAATTCAAGGCAGCAGACGTCGCTCCGGTATCGTTTGCATATCCGATGAGCCGCAACAATGCCGCGACGGACGAGGCACTGCTGAAAGTGTTTCGGCACTTGCGAACGGGCAAGAATATCGCTGCCGACAAACGCTTAAGTGAAGACAACACATTTTTTGTCCCGGCAGCAGAAATCGCTGAACGTGGGTGCCTTTACGGCAAGGGCATCGACCACACGCCATCGCAGCCCGATCGCACGTACGCGCAGATAGACGGAGCGTTTGAACGAGCCGCAAAGAATCGAGAGATCATCGTGCTGTACGCGCACGGCATTTCTGAAACGGGCACCGGCAATTTCGTGACTCCCGAAGCGCTCGCCCGTCTCTTCAGCAAAGCCAAGGAACGGGGATTACGGTTCTACACGTTCGATGAACTGCCTTGA
- a CDS encoding DUF3500 domain-containing protein, producing MNMNRPDGQRVARRDFVKLGGTVAAGVASVGLFDARFAHSAGSPETSAETFVAELYGSLSDKQKEIVWRPFDHADRRKINPNWHITKATIGDDLFSKQQRTLIDQIVRNITSADGYQRLIRQMDEDDAGMENYSFALFGEPGTDQFQFEMTGRHLTMRADGNRVDKAAFGGPIVYGHGEEVPSDNLFYYQTQQTNKVFQALDADQAKLALQTKAPKESAVQLQGPSGHFPGIAVNKLASDQKELVESTLKVLLAPYREDDVDEVMEILKSSGGMDQLHMAFYQEEDIDDDRVWDIWRVEGPSLVWHFRGAPHVHAYINIGVKS from the coding sequence ATGAACATGAATCGTCCCGATGGCCAGCGAGTTGCTCGGCGAGACTTTGTTAAACTTGGTGGAACCGTCGCCGCGGGGGTTGCCTCAGTCGGCCTCTTCGACGCTCGGTTTGCTCATTCCGCAGGATCGCCTGAAACCTCAGCCGAGACCTTCGTCGCAGAACTGTACGGCTCGCTCTCAGATAAACAGAAAGAAATCGTCTGGCGACCGTTTGATCATGCCGACCGTCGTAAAATCAATCCGAACTGGCACATCACCAAAGCGACCATTGGGGACGATCTTTTCTCCAAGCAACAGCGAACGCTGATCGACCAGATCGTGCGCAACATCACTTCCGCAGATGGTTACCAACGTTTGATCCGACAGATGGATGAAGACGACGCCGGTATGGAAAACTACAGCTTCGCCTTGTTTGGCGAACCGGGCACCGACCAGTTCCAATTTGAAATGACCGGACGGCACCTCACGATGCGAGCCGACGGCAACCGAGTCGACAAAGCGGCCTTCGGCGGCCCGATTGTTTATGGGCATGGCGAAGAAGTTCCGTCTGACAACCTCTTCTATTACCAAACCCAGCAGACGAATAAAGTTTTCCAGGCTCTGGATGCCGATCAAGCCAAACTGGCACTGCAAACGAAGGCTCCCAAAGAATCGGCCGTGCAACTGCAAGGACCTAGCGGCCATTTTCCAGGGATCGCCGTCAACAAACTTGCCAGTGACCAAAAAGAGCTGGTCGAATCGACTCTAAAGGTCTTGCTGGCGCCCTATCGAGAAGACGACGTGGATGAGGTGATGGAGATCCTGAAAAGCAGTGGAGGAATGGATCAGCTGCACATGGCCTTCTATCAAGAAGAGGACATCGACGATGACCGCGTCTGGGATATTTGGCGAGTCGAAGGCCCGTCATTGGTTTGGCATTTCCGCGGCGCCCCGCACGTTCACGCTTATATCAACATCGGCGTGAAGTCGTAA
- a CDS encoding magnesium chelatase domain-containing protein, with amino-acid sequence MLARLKTYTLLGIEAIPVDVEVDLSPAALPKTILVGLPDAAVKESAHRVERALVNSGFVRPQDRVVINLAPGDLQKQAAGFDLPISLGVLAGSGQLQSDLFDDYAVIGELALEGHTRPVKGALSVAIEAAKQAGLRGLVVPTANASEAAVVEDIDVIAVDTLAQAVGFFSGELPLDPTPSRIQQLFAELSQYDLDFGDVRGQEMGKRALTLAAAGRHNLLML; translated from the coding sequence ATGCTGGCTAGACTTAAAACTTACACGTTGCTGGGGATCGAGGCGATTCCGGTGGATGTGGAGGTCGATCTCTCTCCGGCCGCATTGCCAAAAACGATCCTGGTCGGCTTGCCAGATGCCGCGGTCAAAGAAAGTGCTCATCGCGTGGAGCGGGCCTTGGTGAACAGCGGTTTTGTTCGGCCTCAGGATCGAGTGGTTATCAACCTTGCTCCGGGTGACTTGCAGAAACAAGCAGCTGGTTTTGATCTGCCGATATCCTTGGGCGTCCTGGCTGGCAGCGGGCAATTGCAATCGGATCTGTTTGATGACTATGCGGTGATCGGTGAGCTTGCACTGGAGGGTCACACGAGACCTGTCAAAGGAGCTTTGTCGGTCGCGATCGAAGCGGCGAAGCAGGCAGGGCTGCGAGGGTTGGTTGTCCCTACCGCAAACGCATCGGAAGCGGCGGTGGTAGAAGACATCGATGTGATTGCCGTCGACACACTGGCCCAAGCGGTCGGGTTCTTTTCGGGTGAATTGCCGCTCGATCCAACTCCAAGTCGAATCCAGCAGTTGTTCGCGGAACTCTCGCAGTACGATCTCGATTTCGGTGACGTCCGAGGCCAAGAGATGGGTAAGCGAGCCCTCACGCTAGCCGCCGCTGGAAGGCACAATTTATTGATGTTGTAG
- a CDS encoding recombinase family protein has product MAASKAKPRVYSYLRFSTPEQEFGSSEKRQEQLAASWLARNKLTLYETQTDRGLSGYSGTHRKKGHLGRFLHDIEAGKVPRGSILLVENIDRLSREETDKVLKEICFKLWDNGITLQTIEPEDTFAPGNKDDIAWIKLLFGIQRGQAESKRKSDLIQASRNRAFDDARQTGKMVTSRAPAWLTTADNGTRFALIPEAAKTIERIFEMKRDGLGNGEIERQMNKTATWSPPPVRRADQAAGKQGNGWRSSYIKKILNNRAVIGEYQPHVKRDGPRKPVGEPIKGYYPAVVSEELFFAVKKKLDTNRGKGGRTGRFSNVLRHLVVCGYCGRAMHYTDKGKRSKPGLVCDGARRQLGCPYHSVRYDEVLTCVLDNCHLLRPADVLPDNKAKSSESKALQQRISAGQAKLGESKQQLDNLVEQIARTPSQTMRDKYEERAVALETEQSVIETQIATDKAALDRLTATATTLKRWQADIATLRAAIAPDDATDVRAKLNAHLREFVDTITIYPVGFAAAYDKGLHGGMVPGEVTDGPRGPRRQHARRSTDWDEVDRIGELIDELDLKPRKQAKGFAQYVLGRRMSREGRFCRVRFRTGERQDLVPPGSLATGKAVLRGEDGKGMSVERTLPDLNGLWEEFKAGSN; this is encoded by the coding sequence ATGGCAGCATCTAAGGCCAAGCCGCGCGTCTACAGCTACTTACGGTTCAGCACGCCAGAGCAGGAGTTTGGCAGCAGCGAAAAACGCCAGGAGCAGCTGGCTGCAAGCTGGCTAGCACGAAACAAGCTGACACTATACGAAACGCAAACTGACCGAGGGCTATCTGGTTACAGCGGAACCCACCGAAAAAAAGGGCACTTAGGACGTTTCTTGCATGACATCGAAGCGGGCAAAGTGCCACGGGGAAGCATCCTATTGGTCGAGAATATTGACCGCTTGAGCCGCGAGGAAACAGACAAGGTGCTGAAGGAGATCTGCTTTAAGTTATGGGACAACGGGATTACGCTGCAAACAATTGAACCTGAGGACACTTTTGCGCCAGGCAACAAGGACGATATTGCATGGATAAAATTGCTGTTTGGCATCCAGCGCGGACAAGCGGAGTCGAAACGCAAGTCAGACCTGATCCAGGCGTCGCGGAACCGGGCGTTTGACGACGCCAGGCAGACTGGGAAAATGGTCACGTCGCGCGCCCCCGCTTGGCTGACAACTGCGGACAACGGGACGAGGTTTGCATTAATCCCCGAGGCAGCGAAGACCATTGAACGCATTTTTGAGATGAAGCGAGACGGGCTAGGCAATGGTGAAATAGAACGGCAGATGAACAAAACCGCGACATGGTCACCACCACCCGTACGTCGCGCAGACCAGGCAGCAGGCAAGCAGGGGAACGGCTGGCGCAGCAGCTACATCAAAAAGATACTTAACAACCGGGCAGTGATTGGCGAGTACCAGCCGCATGTGAAGCGAGACGGCCCCCGCAAGCCGGTCGGCGAACCAATAAAGGGGTATTACCCAGCGGTAGTGAGCGAGGAGCTTTTCTTTGCGGTCAAGAAGAAACTTGACACTAATCGTGGGAAAGGTGGACGGACAGGACGGTTTAGCAACGTACTACGGCACCTTGTTGTCTGCGGCTATTGCGGCCGTGCCATGCACTACACGGACAAGGGCAAGCGGTCCAAACCTGGGCTGGTTTGTGACGGGGCACGGCGGCAACTGGGCTGCCCTTACCATAGCGTCCGCTATGACGAGGTGCTGACGTGCGTGCTGGACAACTGCCACCTGCTGCGACCTGCTGACGTGCTGCCAGACAACAAGGCCAAGTCGTCGGAGTCAAAGGCACTGCAGCAGCGAATCAGTGCTGGACAGGCAAAACTTGGCGAGTCCAAGCAGCAATTAGACAATTTGGTCGAACAAATTGCCCGCACGCCGTCCCAGACGATGCGTGATAAATACGAGGAAAGGGCCGTGGCACTAGAGACGGAGCAATCGGTCATAGAAACGCAGATTGCGACCGACAAGGCAGCGTTAGACCGCCTGACCGCTACCGCCACGACGCTAAAGCGGTGGCAGGCAGACATTGCCACCTTGCGGGCTGCAATTGCGCCAGACGACGCAACTGACGTACGGGCTAAACTAAACGCCCACCTGAGGGAATTTGTCGACACAATCACCATCTATCCCGTCGGCTTTGCCGCTGCCTACGACAAAGGCCTGCATGGCGGCATGGTGCCTGGCGAGGTAACGGACGGGCCACGCGGCCCCCGTCGCCAACATGCGCGACGCTCCACAGACTGGGACGAGGTGGACAGGATTGGTGAATTGATAGACGAGCTGGACTTGAAGCCACGCAAGCAAGCCAAGGGGTTTGCGCAGTACGTCCTGGGCCGTCGCATGTCGCGGGAGGGCCGGTTTTGCCGGGTGCGGTTTAGGACGGGCGAGAGACAGGACCTGGTGCCACCTGGCAGCCTTGCGACCGGCAAAGCTGTGCTGCGGGGCGAGGACGGCAAGGGCATGTCGGTGGAGCGGACGTTGCCGGACCTGAATGGTCTTTGGGAGGAGTTTAAAGCAGGAAGCAATTGA
- a CDS encoding recombinase family protein, producing the protein MAKLIAVYIRVSTTGQNEAGQRAVVQQWLNNHGHHADAVRWYVDQDTGDHLDRPGFKQLQQDVFSGTVGTVVVYKLDRLSRSMRDGIDTITDWAKAGIRLVSVGQQLDFSGTVGQMIAAVLLGVAQMEQELRRERQAAGIQVAKAQGKYKGTKPGHRKASPTKARRLSNKGLTQHEVAAAMGVSRATVARYLAATK; encoded by the coding sequence ATGGCAAAACTAATCGCAGTCTACATCCGCGTATCGACCACAGGCCAAAACGAAGCGGGCCAGCGCGCCGTGGTCCAACAGTGGCTAAACAACCACGGCCACCACGCGGACGCTGTGCGCTGGTACGTCGACCAGGACACAGGCGACCACCTGGACCGGCCCGGCTTTAAGCAGCTGCAGCAGGACGTGTTTAGCGGCACGGTGGGCACGGTGGTGGTCTACAAGCTGGACAGGCTAAGTCGGTCCATGCGTGACGGCATAGACACCATCACCGACTGGGCCAAGGCAGGCATACGGTTAGTGTCCGTCGGCCAGCAGCTGGACTTTAGCGGCACGGTGGGACAAATGATTGCAGCTGTGCTGCTTGGTGTCGCGCAGATGGAGCAGGAGCTACGACGCGAACGGCAGGCAGCGGGCATCCAGGTTGCCAAGGCCCAAGGTAAGTACAAGGGGACCAAGCCAGGCCACCGCAAAGCCAGCCCCACCAAGGCCAGGCGGCTAAGCAACAAAGGGCTAACGCAGCACGAGGTGGCCGCTGCTATGGGCGTGTCACGGGCCACGGTGGCCCGATACTTGGCTGCTACAAAATAG
- a CDS encoding helix-turn-helix domain-containing protein, whose translation MNTIKPKRGRRNPARRQRALLARAASTPIKPFTFIQPGMQVVLRLRVSTAGQKSHLDDHETYLRAQVTTVGGKVVAVDKRIGSGVDLSSLRSSVALAKHHDAVLLAVTPNRFVRQPGFGARTCQHVQADEDTLAGLMHIADGVTLVTHLEPRASAKEENRHLSQIGQAAKGGSGGRPRKSKPGSKKRERLEAEPKVRWMRLAGMGNRQIARVLGKPESTVRRWGAPFSPIAEGHQHN comes from the coding sequence ATGAATACAATCAAACCGAAACGCGGACGCCGCAACCCTGCACGACGCCAGCGTGCTCTACTGGCGAGGGCTGCTAGCACGCCGATTAAACCGTTTACTTTTATCCAACCCGGCATGCAGGTTGTATTGCGTTTGCGGGTCAGCACCGCTGGACAGAAGAGCCACCTGGACGACCACGAAACCTATCTGCGCGCACAAGTCACTACGGTGGGCGGCAAGGTTGTTGCCGTAGACAAACGCATTGGCAGCGGCGTGGACCTGTCGTCGTTACGCTCGTCGGTTGCACTGGCAAAGCACCATGACGCTGTGTTACTGGCTGTCACACCAAACCGGTTTGTACGCCAGCCTGGCTTTGGCGCGCGTACCTGCCAGCACGTCCAAGCTGATGAAGACACTTTAGCGGGTCTAATGCACATAGCTGATGGCGTCACGCTGGTCACACACCTTGAGCCGCGTGCTAGCGCAAAAGAAGAGAATCGCCATTTGTCACAAATTGGGCAAGCCGCGAAAGGTGGTAGCGGCGGGCGGCCACGCAAATCGAAACCAGGAAGCAAGAAACGTGAGCGACTGGAGGCAGAGCCAAAGGTAAGGTGGATGCGATTGGCTGGAATGGGTAACCGGCAAATTGCGAGGGTGCTAGGAAAGCCAGAGTCGACGGTCCGTCGCTGGGGTGCGCCATTTTCACCTATCGCCGAGGGCCACCAGCACAATTAG